In Epinephelus fuscoguttatus linkage group LG15, E.fuscoguttatus.final_Chr_v1, a genomic segment contains:
- the LOC125902797 gene encoding uncharacterized protein LOC125902797 isoform X2 — MAKAIDEMSTYLTPKIITGEGNDVFHVEWDNLNKITTNVHGPNIVNSTAGIMIQEVKPGFKTTQERMLPLKAKENNRSLKVDTQNTLPPLHIYNRVGPKFPDGTVLIPPVENDTVYKECLMEYRVWILLRMMGSSGNQPVPAFGGFISATGTKPARKSSIDYFTPINQPSTEYSVIQELLRQSEEATAEVGQKYVLSTFDLGGCMKALPLIWKFPERYKLHVITPSAFHTGMNYMGMVTGHKFRGSGYAEVILKAGLITSGCLNSVLSGKAYAKALFCLKTVCEAMERLLMERFVEEENIQVENTMSLLNLVKSCNREHLNLAMQDTSTVTIINKYIEFEDKVGANHLGKTGNFWFGFIKHVRLILMLIYSVKTNNLKLFHKCNGDMANLFFAFDGQNYSRYLVWLEVFLTNLELSHPGAKDLLERGGISVARSLIPGALSAVDKTMEETFMKFAKSTGGLGGLFSMFGAYQHWCRTTSARTQYFERLLEMCGLIDDTDCPTKARKHRELEAAEIKKSEEAVQRTLSAIRNFIDPFTVSDKDHLYNIASGAPVPLEVEIDMMRADTVGMEAKEAFIKDRFQNGNPEETFFEPIKRQKLKTMEASNKTIKLTTSQGKLIQYSEQSNLAFMLLVKSQLLKEPLNIDELMRYSLTPVPPSLGTADGFFAKSNKASMLHFLLEDSPEEVPYPKDAFYIQDGMALFHTLVNLPETW; from the exons ATGGCCAAGGCCATTGATGAAATGTCAACTTATCTGACTCCTAAGATCATCACAGGTGAAGGTAATGACGTGTTTCATGTAGAATGGGATAACCTAAACAAAATTACCACCAATGTCCATGGACCCAACATTGTGAATAGTACAGCTGGCATCATGATTCAAGAGGTGAAACCTGGTTTCAAGACGACACAGGAGAGGATGCTGCCTCTTAAAGCCAAAGAAAATAATCGGTCACTCAAGGTTGATACTCAAAACACCCTGCCTCCTCTACATATTTACAATCGAGTTGGTCCAAAATTTCCAGATGGCACTGTGTTGATACCTCCAGTGGAGAATGACACAGTGTACAAGGAATGTTTGATGGAATATCGTGTGTGGATCTTATTGCGGATGATGGGAAGCAGTGGAAATCAGCCAGTTCCTGCATTTGGTGGATTCATCTCAGCAACAGGAACCAAGCCTGCCAGGAAGTCTTCTATAGATTATTTCACTCCAATCAACCAGCCATCCACAGAGTACTCTGTTATCCAGGAACTGTTGAGGCAATCTGAAGAAGCCACGGCTGAGGTTGGACAGAAATACGTCCTCAGCACATTTGACCTCGGTGGGTGCATGAAGGCGCTTCCCCTCATATGGAAATTTCCAGAGAGATACAAGTTGCATGTTATCACTCCAAGTGCATTCCACACTGGAATGAATTACATGGGCATGGTAACCGGACACAAGTTCCGTGGGTCAGGCTATGCTGAGGTCATCCTCAAGGCTGGCCTGATCACCAGTGGCTGCTTGAACAGTGTTCTCAGTGGGAAGGCTTATGCAAAAGCACTGTTCTGCCTGAAGACCGTCTGTGAGGCGATGGAACGGCTGCTTATGGAAAGgtttgtggaggaggaaaatATCCAGGTAGAAAATACAATGTCCCTTCTGAACCTGGTGAAGTCCTGCAACCGAGAGCATCTTAACCTTGCCATGCAGGACACCTCTACCGTCACCATCATCAACAAGTATATTGAGTTTGAGGACAAAGTGGGTGCCAATCATCTGGGCAAGACTGGAAACTTCTGGTTTGGCTTCATCAAACACGTCCGCCTCATCCTCATGCTAATCTACTCTGTCAAGACCAACAACCTCAAGCTCTTTCACAAGTGCAATGGGGACATGGCTAATCTGTTCTTCGCGTTTGATGGGCAGAACTACTCCAG GTATTTGGTCTGGTTAGAGGTGTTCCTCACCAACCTCGAGCTGTCTCACCCTGGTGCAAAGGACCTTCTTGAGAGGGGTGGCATCTCAGTAGCACGCTCACTCATTCCTGGTGCACTTAGTGCAGTGGACAAGACCATGGAGGAAACGTTCATGAAGTTTGCTAAGTCAACAG GTGGTCTAGGGGGACTGTTctccatgtttggtgcctatcAACACTGGTGCCGCACCACATCTGCTCGCACCCAGTATTTTGAGAGGCTGCTTGAGATGTGTGGACTCATTGATGACACAGATTGTCCTACTAAGGCAAGAAAGCATCGTGAACTTGAGGCAGCTGAGATAAAGAAAAGTGAGGAGGCAGTCCAGAGAACACTCAGTGCTATCCGAAACTTCATTGACCCCTTCACTGTTAGTGATAAAGATCACCTCTACAACATAGCATCTGGTGCTCCTGTTCCTCTTGAGGTCGAGATAGATATGATGCGAGCTGACACAGTTGGCATGGAAGCAAAGGAGGCATTCATCAAGGATCGTTTCCAAAATGGTAATCCTGAAGAGACCTTCTTTGAACCCATCAAGAGACAGAAGCTGAAAACGATGGAGGCTTCCAACAAGACGATTAAACTAACCACCTCACAGGGAAAG CTCATCCAGTACAGTGAACAGAGCAACTTGGCCTTCATGCTTCTTGTGAAGTCACAGCTCCTTAAGGAACCTCTCAACATTGATGAACTGATGCGATACTCCCTCACTCCTGTCCCTCCCAGCCTTGGCACTGCTGATGGATTTTTTGCCAAATCAAATAAGGCCTCTATGTTGCACTTTTTGCTGGAAGACTCACCTGAGGAAGTTCCCTACCCAAAAGATGCGTTTTACATACAAGATGGCATGGCATTATTCCACACACTTGTTAATCTGCCAGAAACGTGGTGA
- the LOC125902797 gene encoding uncharacterized protein LOC125902797 isoform X1: protein MAKAIDEMSTYLTPKIITGEGNDVFHVEWDNLNKITTNVHGPNIVNSTAGIMIQEVKPGFKTTQERMLPLKAKENNRSLKVDTQNTLPPLHIYNRVGPKFPDGTVLIPPVENDTVYKECLMEYRVWILLRMMGSSGNQPVPAFGGFISATGTKPARKSSIDYFTPINQPSTEYSVIQELLRQSEEATAEVGQKYVLSTFDLGGCMKALPLIWKFPERYKLHVITPSAFHTGMNYMGMVTGHKFRGSGYAEVILKAGLITSGCLNSVLSGKAYAKALFCLKTVCEAMERLLMERFVEEENIQVENTMSLLNLVKSCNREHLNLAMQDTSTVTIINKYIEFEDKVGANHLGKTGNFWFGFIKHVRLILMLIYSVKTNNLKLFHKCNGDMANLFFAFDGQNYSRYLVWLEVFLTNLELSHPGAKDLLERGGISVARSLIPGALSAVDKTMEETFMKFAKSTGDYINYSGVLHETIQCFLFIFYNRNNILPFSGGLGGLFSMFGAYQHWCRTTSARTQYFERLLEMCGLIDDTDCPTKARKHRELEAAEIKKSEEAVQRTLSAIRNFIDPFTVSDKDHLYNIASGAPVPLEVEIDMMRADTVGMEAKEAFIKDRFQNGNPEETFFEPIKRQKLKTMEASNKTIKLTTSQGKLIQYSEQSNLAFMLLVKSQLLKEPLNIDELMRYSLTPVPPSLGTADGFFAKSNKASMLHFLLEDSPEEVPYPKDAFYIQDGMALFHTLVNLPETW, encoded by the exons ATGGCCAAGGCCATTGATGAAATGTCAACTTATCTGACTCCTAAGATCATCACAGGTGAAGGTAATGACGTGTTTCATGTAGAATGGGATAACCTAAACAAAATTACCACCAATGTCCATGGACCCAACATTGTGAATAGTACAGCTGGCATCATGATTCAAGAGGTGAAACCTGGTTTCAAGACGACACAGGAGAGGATGCTGCCTCTTAAAGCCAAAGAAAATAATCGGTCACTCAAGGTTGATACTCAAAACACCCTGCCTCCTCTACATATTTACAATCGAGTTGGTCCAAAATTTCCAGATGGCACTGTGTTGATACCTCCAGTGGAGAATGACACAGTGTACAAGGAATGTTTGATGGAATATCGTGTGTGGATCTTATTGCGGATGATGGGAAGCAGTGGAAATCAGCCAGTTCCTGCATTTGGTGGATTCATCTCAGCAACAGGAACCAAGCCTGCCAGGAAGTCTTCTATAGATTATTTCACTCCAATCAACCAGCCATCCACAGAGTACTCTGTTATCCAGGAACTGTTGAGGCAATCTGAAGAAGCCACGGCTGAGGTTGGACAGAAATACGTCCTCAGCACATTTGACCTCGGTGGGTGCATGAAGGCGCTTCCCCTCATATGGAAATTTCCAGAGAGATACAAGTTGCATGTTATCACTCCAAGTGCATTCCACACTGGAATGAATTACATGGGCATGGTAACCGGACACAAGTTCCGTGGGTCAGGCTATGCTGAGGTCATCCTCAAGGCTGGCCTGATCACCAGTGGCTGCTTGAACAGTGTTCTCAGTGGGAAGGCTTATGCAAAAGCACTGTTCTGCCTGAAGACCGTCTGTGAGGCGATGGAACGGCTGCTTATGGAAAGgtttgtggaggaggaaaatATCCAGGTAGAAAATACAATGTCCCTTCTGAACCTGGTGAAGTCCTGCAACCGAGAGCATCTTAACCTTGCCATGCAGGACACCTCTACCGTCACCATCATCAACAAGTATATTGAGTTTGAGGACAAAGTGGGTGCCAATCATCTGGGCAAGACTGGAAACTTCTGGTTTGGCTTCATCAAACACGTCCGCCTCATCCTCATGCTAATCTACTCTGTCAAGACCAACAACCTCAAGCTCTTTCACAAGTGCAATGGGGACATGGCTAATCTGTTCTTCGCGTTTGATGGGCAGAACTACTCCAG GTATTTGGTCTGGTTAGAGGTGTTCCTCACCAACCTCGAGCTGTCTCACCCTGGTGCAAAGGACCTTCTTGAGAGGGGTGGCATCTCAGTAGCACGCTCACTCATTCCTGGTGCACTTAGTGCAGTGGACAAGACCATGGAGGAAACGTTCATGAAGTTTGCTAAGTCAACAGGTGATTATATTAACTACAGTGGTGTATTACATGAAaccattcagtgttttttatttattttttataacaggAATAATATATTACCCTTTTCAGGTGGTCTAGGGGGACTGTTctccatgtttggtgcctatcAACACTGGTGCCGCACCACATCTGCTCGCACCCAGTATTTTGAGAGGCTGCTTGAGATGTGTGGACTCATTGATGACACAGATTGTCCTACTAAGGCAAGAAAGCATCGTGAACTTGAGGCAGCTGAGATAAAGAAAAGTGAGGAGGCAGTCCAGAGAACACTCAGTGCTATCCGAAACTTCATTGACCCCTTCACTGTTAGTGATAAAGATCACCTCTACAACATAGCATCTGGTGCTCCTGTTCCTCTTGAGGTCGAGATAGATATGATGCGAGCTGACACAGTTGGCATGGAAGCAAAGGAGGCATTCATCAAGGATCGTTTCCAAAATGGTAATCCTGAAGAGACCTTCTTTGAACCCATCAAGAGACAGAAGCTGAAAACGATGGAGGCTTCCAACAAGACGATTAAACTAACCACCTCACAGGGAAAG CTCATCCAGTACAGTGAACAGAGCAACTTGGCCTTCATGCTTCTTGTGAAGTCACAGCTCCTTAAGGAACCTCTCAACATTGATGAACTGATGCGATACTCCCTCACTCCTGTCCCTCCCAGCCTTGGCACTGCTGATGGATTTTTTGCCAAATCAAATAAGGCCTCTATGTTGCACTTTTTGCTGGAAGACTCACCTGAGGAAGTTCCCTACCCAAAAGATGCGTTTTACATACAAGATGGCATGGCATTATTCCACACACTTGTTAATCTGCCAGAAACGTGGTGA